In Rhodococcus rhodochrous, a single genomic region encodes these proteins:
- a CDS encoding crotonase/enoyl-CoA hydratase family protein, translating into MIQFTTPRGVLPVSATEAPGAADSDISSREPHCLVEQRGHVLIVTLNRPEARNALSGEMMAIMSEAWDRVDNDPEIRVAILTGAGGAFCAGADLKAMNAAPPGDKFEQGERSDRNGNGGGWDLSRLPALLKGRRLTKPLIAAVEGAAIAGGTEILQGTDIRVAGESAKFGVSEAKWGLFPLGGSAVRLVRQIPYTIAADILLTGRHIKAAEAKEIGLIGYVVPDGTALDKALEIAETIANNGPLAVQAILRTIRDSEGLHEEEAFRIDAELGAAVFKSADAKEGPRAFAEKRAPKFTGS; encoded by the coding sequence ATGATCCAGTTCACAACACCGCGAGGAGTCCTGCCAGTGTCCGCTACCGAAGCCCCCGGCGCAGCCGATTCGGACATCTCGTCCCGCGAACCGCACTGCCTCGTCGAGCAACGCGGCCACGTCCTGATCGTCACGCTCAATCGCCCCGAAGCACGAAATGCGCTGTCCGGCGAGATGATGGCGATCATGAGCGAGGCGTGGGACCGCGTCGACAACGATCCCGAGATCCGCGTCGCGATCCTCACCGGCGCCGGTGGCGCGTTCTGCGCGGGTGCCGATCTCAAGGCCATGAATGCAGCGCCTCCCGGAGACAAGTTCGAGCAGGGCGAGCGGAGCGACCGGAATGGCAACGGCGGTGGGTGGGACCTGTCACGCCTGCCGGCGTTGCTCAAAGGTCGCCGCCTGACGAAGCCGCTGATCGCGGCCGTCGAGGGCGCCGCGATCGCCGGCGGCACCGAGATCCTGCAGGGCACCGACATCCGCGTCGCCGGGGAGAGCGCGAAATTCGGCGTCTCCGAGGCGAAGTGGGGACTGTTCCCGCTCGGCGGATCCGCCGTGCGCCTCGTCCGCCAGATCCCGTACACGATCGCCGCCGACATCCTGCTCACCGGCCGCCACATCAAGGCCGCCGAAGCCAAGGAGATCGGGCTCATCGGTTACGTCGTCCCCGACGGCACCGCGCTCGACAAGGCGCTCGAGATCGCCGAGACGATCGCGAACAACGGCCCGCTCGCCGTGCAGGCCATCCTCCGGACCATCCGCGACTCGGAGGGTCTGCACGAGGAGGAGGCCTTCCGGATCGACGCCGAGCTCGGCGCCGCCGTCTTCAAGAGCGCAGATGCCAAGGAGGGTCCGCGGGCGTTCGCCGAGAAGCGTGCCCCGAAGTTCACCGGTTCCTGA
- a CDS encoding acyl-CoA synthetase, with protein sequence MALNIADLVEHAIDLVPERVALASDGREVTYAQLEERANRLAHYLREQGVEPGDKVGIYSRNTIEAVEAMIAVFKIRAIMINVNYRYVENELQYIFDNSDMVALIHERRYSDKVANVLPSTPLVKTVVVVEDGTDVDFSAYGGIEYEAALAQSSPERDFEDRSADDVYILYTGGTTGHPKGVMWRHEDVWRVLGGGINFMTGEWVKDEWQLAKEGAENPGLVRYPIPPMIHGGAQWALFQSLFSGGKVIMHPEFSGHEVWRIIDDHKVNVIFITGDAMARPMLDALEEGNPKTGEPYDLSTLFAMASSAALFSPSIKDRFLDLLPGKVITDSIGSSETGFGGIGIAEKGKTLGGGPTVKIDESTTVLDDDGNPIEPGSGKVGMVARTGNIPLGYYKDEAKTKATFREYNGIRYSIPGDYARVEADGTVTMLGRGSVSINSGGEKVYPEEVEGALKQHPAVFDALVVGVPDERFGERVSAVVALREGEQATLEELMTTARSKIAGYKVPRAVWFVDEIKRSPAGKPDYRWAKDQTELRPADEVYNNGDGNGAAATG encoded by the coding sequence GTGGCCCTAAACATCGCAGACCTCGTCGAACACGCAATCGACCTCGTTCCCGAGCGCGTCGCGCTGGCCTCGGACGGACGTGAGGTCACCTACGCACAGCTGGAGGAACGAGCCAACCGACTTGCTCATTACCTGCGCGAACAAGGAGTGGAGCCGGGCGACAAGGTCGGCATCTACTCCCGGAACACCATCGAGGCCGTAGAGGCGATGATCGCGGTCTTCAAGATCCGCGCCATCATGATCAACGTCAACTACCGCTATGTCGAGAACGAGTTGCAGTACATCTTCGATAACTCCGACATGGTGGCCCTCATCCACGAGCGCCGGTACTCCGACAAGGTGGCGAACGTCCTCCCGAGCACACCGCTGGTGAAGACCGTCGTGGTGGTCGAGGACGGCACCGACGTCGACTTCTCGGCCTACGGCGGCATCGAATACGAAGCGGCACTGGCGCAGAGCTCGCCCGAACGCGACTTCGAAGACCGCAGCGCCGACGACGTCTACATCCTCTACACCGGCGGCACCACCGGCCACCCCAAGGGCGTGATGTGGCGTCACGAGGACGTCTGGCGCGTCCTCGGCGGCGGCATCAACTTCATGACCGGCGAGTGGGTCAAGGACGAATGGCAGCTGGCGAAGGAGGGCGCCGAGAACCCCGGTCTCGTGCGCTATCCCATCCCGCCGATGATCCACGGTGGCGCGCAGTGGGCGCTGTTCCAGTCGCTGTTCAGCGGCGGCAAGGTCATCATGCATCCCGAGTTCTCGGGCCACGAGGTGTGGCGCATCATCGACGACCACAAGGTCAACGTCATCTTCATCACCGGCGACGCGATGGCCCGCCCCATGCTCGACGCGCTCGAGGAGGGCAACCCGAAGACCGGTGAGCCCTACGACCTCTCGACGCTGTTCGCCATGGCGTCGAGTGCTGCTCTGTTCTCCCCGTCCATCAAGGACCGTTTCCTCGACCTGCTGCCCGGCAAGGTCATCACCGACTCCATCGGCTCGTCCGAGACCGGCTTCGGCGGCATCGGTATCGCCGAGAAGGGCAAGACCCTCGGTGGCGGACCCACGGTGAAGATCGACGAATCGACCACCGTCCTCGACGACGACGGCAACCCGATCGAACCGGGCTCCGGCAAGGTCGGCATGGTCGCGCGCACCGGCAACATCCCGCTCGGCTACTACAAGGACGAGGCCAAGACCAAAGCGACCTTCCGCGAGTACAACGGGATCCGCTACTCGATCCCCGGCGACTACGCCCGCGTCGAGGCCGACGGCACCGTCACGATGCTCGGCCGCGGTTCGGTCTCGATCAACAGCGGTGGCGAGAAGGTCTACCCCGAAGAGGTCGAGGGCGCACTCAAGCAGCACCCGGCCGTCTTCGACGCCCTGGTGGTCGGTGTGCCGGACGAGCGCTTCGGTGAGCGGGTCTCCGCCGTCGTCGCGCTGCGTGAGGGCGAGCAGGCGACGCTCGAGGAACTCATGACGACGGCACGGTCGAAGATCGCGGGGTACAAGGTGCCGCGCGCGGTGTGGTTCGTCGACGAGATCAAGCGGTCGCCTGCCGGCAAGCCCGATTACCGGTGGGCCAAGGACCAGACCGAGCTGCGTCCGGCCGACGAGGTCTACAACAACGGCGACGGCAACGGCGCCGCGGCGACGGGATAG
- a CDS encoding NAD(P)H-dependent flavin oxidoreductase, which yields MQTGLSKKFGIEYPIFGFTPSEHVAAAISRAGGLGVLGCVRFNDPEELDAVLTWMDENTDGKPYGVDIVMPAKVPTEGTAVDLDKLIPAEHRAFVDRTLDELGVPLLSDDVGEASGVLGWLHSVARSHVDVALAHRPALIANALGSPPKDVIDLAHEKGVPVAALAGAVEHAKRHVENGVDIVIAQGYEAGGHTGEIASMVLWPEIVDALGDSAAVLAAGGVGSGRQVAAALALGASGVWMGSYWLTTSEYKLGAAAHGPSSIQRALLGASSSDTVRSRIYSGKPARLLKTKWTEAWSKPDAPEPLPMPLQNILVSEAHQRMSAADDPEAVAMPVGQVVGRMNEIRPVAEIMAELVRGYDEAVERLNEAR from the coding sequence ATGCAGACCGGTCTCAGCAAGAAGTTCGGTATCGAGTATCCGATCTTCGGATTCACGCCCTCCGAACACGTCGCGGCGGCGATCAGCCGCGCAGGCGGACTCGGTGTCCTCGGGTGCGTGCGGTTCAACGACCCGGAGGAACTCGACGCCGTCCTGACCTGGATGGACGAGAACACCGACGGCAAGCCGTACGGCGTCGACATCGTGATGCCCGCCAAGGTGCCCACCGAGGGCACAGCGGTGGACCTCGACAAACTGATTCCCGCCGAGCACCGTGCCTTCGTCGACCGCACGCTCGACGAACTCGGTGTGCCGCTGCTGTCCGACGACGTCGGCGAGGCGAGCGGTGTTCTGGGCTGGCTGCATTCGGTCGCGCGCTCGCACGTCGACGTCGCTCTCGCCCACCGGCCCGCCCTGATCGCCAACGCACTGGGATCGCCGCCGAAGGACGTCATCGACCTCGCGCACGAGAAGGGAGTGCCGGTGGCGGCACTCGCGGGCGCGGTCGAGCACGCTAAGCGTCATGTCGAGAACGGTGTCGACATCGTGATCGCGCAGGGCTACGAGGCCGGCGGGCACACCGGTGAGATCGCGTCGATGGTGCTGTGGCCCGAAATCGTCGATGCACTCGGCGATTCGGCGGCCGTGCTCGCCGCCGGCGGTGTGGGATCGGGACGGCAGGTCGCGGCGGCACTGGCCCTCGGTGCCTCCGGTGTGTGGATGGGTTCGTACTGGCTCACCACCTCGGAGTACAAGCTCGGGGCGGCCGCGCACGGCCCGTCGTCGATCCAGCGTGCGCTGCTCGGAGCGAGCTCGTCCGACACCGTGCGGTCGCGGATCTACTCGGGCAAGCCCGCGCGTCTGCTCAAGACCAAGTGGACCGAGGCGTGGTCGAAACCCGATGCGCCCGAACCGCTGCCGATGCCGCTGCAGAACATCCTCGTGAGCGAGGCGCACCAGCGCATGTCGGCGGCCGACGACCCCGAGGCCGTCGCGATGCCGGTCGGGCAGGTGGTGGGGCGGATGAACGAGATCCGTCCCGTCGCGGAGATCATGGCCGAACTCGTCCGGGGCTACGACGAGGCGGTCGAGCGGCTGAACGAGGCGCGCTAG
- a CDS encoding TetR/AcrR family transcriptional regulator, whose translation MAEQPARSGRRSGRRPRLSLDDWTEAGLRLLVSEGRSAVKISRLCDDLGVTKGSFYWHFSDIDDLMKAIATRYTSQDNDAARGLTSLEELPVDERLAHMGAMLVDERAWEAEVAVREWARSDPQVAESVRALDQRILAVVRNCFLELGFDEEEAELRAGTLVYAGIGFLYGRDSLPSPTATQIQELLKILVRR comes from the coding sequence GTGGCAGAGCAACCGGCGAGGAGTGGTCGCCGGTCGGGCAGACGACCACGGTTGTCCCTCGACGACTGGACCGAGGCGGGTCTGCGCCTGCTCGTCTCCGAAGGACGCAGCGCCGTGAAGATCTCGCGCCTGTGCGACGACCTCGGAGTCACCAAAGGTAGCTTCTACTGGCACTTCTCCGACATCGACGACCTGATGAAGGCCATCGCCACCCGCTACACCTCGCAGGACAACGACGCCGCCCGCGGTCTGACGAGCCTCGAGGAACTGCCGGTCGACGAACGGCTCGCCCACATGGGTGCGATGCTCGTCGACGAACGCGCCTGGGAGGCCGAGGTCGCGGTGCGCGAATGGGCGCGCAGCGACCCGCAGGTCGCCGAGTCGGTCCGCGCACTCGACCAGCGCATCCTGGCCGTCGTCCGAAACTGTTTCCTCGAACTGGGTTTCGACGAGGAAGAGGCGGAGCTGCGTGCAGGCACCCTCGTCTACGCGGGAATCGGCTTCCTGTACGGCCGCGACAGTCTGCCCTCCCCCACGGCCACACAGATCCAGGAACTGTTGAAGATCCTGGTCCGCCGCTGA
- a CDS encoding esterase/lipase family protein, protein MTRFPWSAMVSTVAVLTLGAVAPAPAAADPSPAPCSGADAAVVLVHDLASTPDVWSDLRADLTAAGFCTVPVTWGEPAGTDVPLPLAGLRGAEAGARDLAYALDGLCEQRSRCTVDVVAHGAGSLVTQRYLQDHGNDRVRSLTTLGPMWHGTEIAGLAAAEQISRDLGTYNAVLALEKPLVDPLCAGCREIIAGSDLLRDLHARGVPTAGIDYTDIVSRCDGLVVPPGIGALSASAVVTLPGTDSSPCVHHWALPHDGPARDAVLTALSGSGM, encoded by the coding sequence ATGACTCGATTCCCCTGGTCGGCGATGGTTTCGACGGTCGCTGTTCTCACCCTCGGCGCGGTGGCTCCGGCGCCCGCAGCGGCCGATCCGAGCCCTGCGCCGTGCTCGGGCGCAGACGCTGCGGTAGTGCTCGTCCACGACCTCGCGAGCACGCCGGACGTGTGGTCCGATCTGCGCGCGGACCTCACCGCGGCAGGCTTCTGCACCGTCCCGGTGACCTGGGGCGAACCGGCGGGCACCGACGTCCCGCTCCCCCTCGCCGGCCTGCGCGGGGCCGAGGCGGGCGCACGCGACCTGGCCTACGCTCTGGACGGGCTGTGCGAACAGCGATCGCGGTGCACGGTCGACGTCGTGGCGCACGGCGCGGGGTCCCTCGTCACCCAGCGCTACCTGCAGGATCACGGCAACGACCGGGTCCGGTCGCTGACCACCCTCGGCCCGATGTGGCACGGCACGGAGATCGCCGGACTGGCCGCCGCCGAGCAGATCAGCCGCGACCTCGGCACCTACAATGCGGTCCTCGCCCTCGAGAAGCCGCTCGTCGACCCCCTGTGCGCCGGATGCCGCGAGATCATCGCCGGATCGGATCTCCTCCGCGACCTGCATGCGCGCGGCGTGCCCACGGCCGGGATCGACTACACCGACATCGTCTCCCGCTGCGACGGACTCGTCGTCCCACCTGGGATCGGGGCACTATCCGCCTCGGCGGTGGTCACGCTGCCCGGGACGGATTCGTCTCCATGCGTTCACCATTGGGCACTTCCGCACGACGGCCCGGCACGCGACGCCGTCCTCACGGCACTGTCCGGTTCGGGCATGTAG
- a CDS encoding multicopper oxidase family protein — MQRLTRRTLLAGLAAGTGAVLLGGRAFADGPDISRPLLFHSPRLDPFVDDLSLLPRLDSSSYRIDAVSTMHSFHRDLPPGPALAYGDNTYGGPTLVAHRGQETAIEYRNRIDAHPFAVDFDTSLHGLSERDRTDVPTSMHLHGGVTPPEFDGNPEQISRPGQGFTYRFPNRQGATTLWYHDHAMAVTRLNAYAGLAGMYLLRDDYDTGLPGNPLGLPAGEFELDLVLQEKIVNGDGSQSIRSTPIVPQGRWEGGAVGDVGVVNGKIWPEARVARGLYRLRLLNAASFSIWDLHFSNGMPFWVIGMEGGLLDAPVPTTRVRLSPGERVDLLVDFAQLDADATVELRNSEPAAPQAAQIGAVLMPLFMRFRADRSRGFTGPVPDRLRGGPGLPPAVGPIPAPQNVRNVSLSQPSEVRIPPSIMSLNNLMYHSTDIEMPRQGTVEQWNIVNATPDPHPIHLHLVHFRVLGRQAINTLAMCARQPQPPIGLKWTPDPDPYVVEPMRGPEPWETGYKDTVICDPNSVTRIVAYFPTADELGFDPDATFSREVHTFDPHRAGHTGHGDHAGHGDTAGTAGGDLQGYVWHCHILDHEDHDMMLKYRTVT; from the coding sequence ATGCAGAGACTCACCCGTAGAACCCTTCTCGCCGGGCTCGCCGCAGGAACCGGTGCGGTGCTTCTCGGCGGCCGAGCGTTCGCGGACGGGCCGGACATCTCCCGCCCCCTGTTGTTCCACTCCCCGCGACTCGACCCCTTCGTCGACGACCTTTCCCTCCTGCCGCGTCTGGACTCGTCGTCCTACCGGATCGACGCCGTCAGCACGATGCACAGCTTCCACCGCGACCTTCCGCCCGGTCCCGCCCTCGCCTACGGCGACAACACCTACGGCGGACCGACTCTCGTGGCGCACCGCGGGCAGGAGACGGCGATCGAGTACCGCAACCGCATCGACGCGCACCCTTTCGCCGTCGACTTCGACACCTCGCTGCACGGTCTGAGCGAACGCGACCGCACCGACGTCCCCACCTCGATGCACCTGCACGGTGGGGTCACGCCTCCGGAATTCGACGGCAACCCCGAGCAGATCTCCCGGCCCGGACAGGGATTCACGTACCGCTTCCCGAACCGCCAGGGCGCGACGACGCTGTGGTACCACGACCACGCCATGGCCGTCACCCGCCTGAACGCCTACGCGGGACTGGCCGGCATGTACCTGCTCCGCGACGACTACGACACCGGTCTGCCCGGCAACCCGCTGGGCCTGCCCGCCGGGGAGTTCGAACTCGATCTGGTGCTGCAGGAGAAGATCGTCAACGGTGACGGCTCGCAGAGCATCCGATCCACCCCGATCGTCCCGCAGGGGCGCTGGGAGGGCGGCGCGGTCGGCGATGTCGGCGTCGTGAACGGAAAGATCTGGCCCGAGGCGCGGGTCGCGCGGGGTCTCTACCGGCTCCGGCTGCTCAACGCGGCGTCGTTCAGCATCTGGGACCTGCACTTCTCCAACGGCATGCCGTTCTGGGTGATCGGCATGGAAGGCGGCCTGCTCGACGCCCCCGTCCCCACGACCCGCGTGCGACTGTCGCCCGGCGAACGCGTGGACCTGCTCGTCGACTTCGCGCAGCTCGATGCGGACGCCACCGTCGAACTACGCAACTCCGAACCCGCCGCGCCGCAGGCCGCGCAGATCGGTGCCGTGCTCATGCCGCTGTTCATGCGGTTCCGGGCAGATCGCTCGCGAGGCTTCACCGGACCGGTCCCGGACCGCCTGCGCGGTGGTCCCGGCCTTCCGCCCGCGGTCGGGCCGATCCCGGCGCCGCAGAACGTGCGGAACGTGTCGTTGAGCCAGCCCTCGGAGGTGCGGATCCCGCCGTCGATCATGTCGCTGAACAACCTGATGTACCACAGCACCGACATCGAGATGCCGCGTCAGGGCACCGTCGAGCAGTGGAACATCGTCAATGCGACGCCCGATCCGCACCCGATCCACCTGCACCTGGTGCACTTCCGCGTGCTGGGACGGCAGGCGATCAACACCCTCGCGATGTGTGCACGGCAGCCGCAGCCGCCCATCGGGCTCAAGTGGACGCCCGATCCCGACCCGTACGTCGTCGAACCGATGCGGGGACCGGAGCCGTGGGAGACCGGCTACAAGGACACGGTCATCTGCGACCCGAACTCGGTGACGCGCATCGTCGCGTACTTCCCGACGGCCGACGAACTCGGCTTCGACCCCGACGCGACGTTCTCGCGCGAGGTGCACACCTTCGATCCGCACCGCGCCGGGCACACCGGACACGGTGACCACGCCGGCCACGGCGACACTGCCGGCACCGCCGGCGGCGACCTGCAGGGATATGTGTGGCACTGCCACATCCTCGACCACGAAGACCACGACATGATGCTCAAATACCGGACGGTGACATGA
- a CDS encoding alpha/beta hydrolase, with the protein MTSTSSTTTRDHFQRIPYEPANDGRVEMHSGLSRHYPTLHGNLVAQPGYSKDVGVVMCHPASNFLSHFLLRAFAEAGIPAMGLNTRYSSNEPALIMERAAFDLGTGVRWMADELGFEKVVLLGFSGGGSLASFYQSQAQNPTVTTTPAGDPAPFAEANLRPADALMLVGAHPGRARVLRHWIDGAVTDESDPYATDPELDLYAPGRTAPLDLEWVQRYRDAQLARMRRIDAWALEQLADLERTGASDRGFVVHRTVADPRFVDLNLDPSDRELGSMYGDPKAANTAAGGLARFVTVRSWLSTWSVDHTHADALTDLRNVTTPTMVMSLLGDQAAFAEDSRLMYEALAGTHNELIEMRNLNHYLVDQPDGLSDVVGRLVAWIRRTVLEEVSA; encoded by the coding sequence ATGACTTCCACCAGTTCCACCACGACCCGAGACCACTTCCAGCGCATCCCGTACGAACCGGCGAACGACGGTCGCGTCGAGATGCACTCCGGGCTCAGCCGCCACTACCCGACGCTGCACGGCAACCTCGTCGCACAACCCGGGTACTCGAAGGACGTCGGTGTGGTCATGTGCCACCCGGCCTCGAACTTCCTGAGCCACTTCCTGCTTCGCGCCTTCGCCGAAGCCGGTATCCCCGCAATGGGACTCAACACCCGCTACTCGTCCAACGAACCGGCACTCATCATGGAGCGGGCCGCCTTCGACCTCGGTACCGGAGTGCGGTGGATGGCCGACGAGCTCGGCTTCGAGAAGGTCGTGCTGCTCGGGTTCAGCGGTGGTGGATCGCTCGCGTCGTTCTACCAGTCGCAGGCACAGAACCCGACCGTGACGACCACACCCGCGGGCGACCCCGCACCGTTCGCCGAGGCGAACCTGCGACCGGCCGACGCCCTGATGCTCGTCGGCGCACACCCCGGCCGGGCACGCGTTCTCCGGCACTGGATCGACGGCGCGGTCACCGACGAATCCGATCCCTACGCCACCGATCCCGAACTCGACCTCTACGCCCCCGGGCGCACCGCACCGCTCGATCTCGAATGGGTGCAGCGCTACCGCGACGCGCAGCTCGCGCGGATGCGCCGCATCGACGCCTGGGCGCTCGAGCAGCTCGCCGACCTCGAACGCACGGGTGCCTCCGATCGCGGTTTCGTGGTGCACCGTACCGTCGCGGACCCGCGCTTCGTCGACCTGAACCTCGACCCGAGCGACCGCGAACTCGGCTCCATGTACGGAGATCCGAAGGCGGCCAACACCGCCGCCGGTGGTCTGGCCCGCTTCGTCACGGTGCGTAGCTGGCTCAGCACGTGGAGCGTCGACCACACCCACGCCGACGCCCTCACCGATCTCCGCAACGTCACCACCCCGACGATGGTGATGAGCCTGCTCGGCGACCAGGCGGCCTTCGCCGAGGACTCGCGGTTGATGTACGAGGCGCTCGCCGGTACCCACAACGAACTGATCGAGATGCGCAACCTCAACCACTATCTCGTGGATCAACCGGACGGTCTCTCCGACGTCGTCGGACGGCTCGTCGCGTGGATCCGCCGAACGGTACTCGAGGAGGTATCGGCATGA
- a CDS encoding oxygenase MpaB family protein, which translates to MTRTLASPGTTAQDRCPSAFPYWQALEKPGVKRTRNLVRRLTGFDFLPTDEQARALCNDLFSGDPTAERFVDEVYHGELGPKKTREMLDKALVDGIDSLDDVPDAMKALFEEFETVPDWVQPELVEQGAAIWRRWGTMLFSFAGAETLEIYTEAAVATPLSLAGGYAGDNALRRFLETCRFWIDVSEPGALLTPGSKGRATALKVRVMHVSVRSRVAKHPEWDIAKWGLPISQTYMLLTLIAGSLTPGLALWTLGYHTTPREIRALIHFQKYMGYLLGVRMQWYPETIADSIRALMTTVISRSYDSGEHGKELIESYPQAFAPRDGHRGLKRLREHYNFRINSVYSAMFMGPGTRRKYSMPKVLPWMIIPIVRFPLITAMELARRFVPGAAGVHEKIMCAHRENWYRAQMEGREAQFDASGALRR; encoded by the coding sequence ATGACCCGAACTCTCGCAAGTCCCGGAACCACCGCACAGGACCGATGCCCGAGCGCCTTCCCCTACTGGCAGGCGCTGGAGAAGCCCGGTGTGAAGCGCACCCGCAACCTCGTCCGCCGGCTCACCGGATTCGACTTCCTGCCCACCGACGAGCAGGCCCGGGCCCTGTGCAACGACCTGTTCAGCGGCGACCCCACGGCCGAGCGCTTCGTCGACGAGGTCTACCACGGTGAACTCGGGCCGAAGAAGACCCGCGAGATGCTCGACAAGGCCCTCGTCGACGGCATCGACTCGCTCGACGACGTGCCCGACGCGATGAAGGCACTGTTCGAGGAATTCGAGACCGTGCCCGACTGGGTGCAGCCCGAACTCGTCGAACAGGGCGCCGCGATCTGGCGTCGCTGGGGCACGATGTTGTTCAGCTTCGCGGGCGCCGAGACCCTCGAGATCTACACCGAGGCGGCCGTCGCGACACCGCTGTCGCTCGCCGGAGGCTATGCCGGCGACAACGCCCTACGACGTTTCCTCGAGACCTGCCGGTTCTGGATCGACGTATCCGAACCCGGTGCCCTGCTCACCCCGGGTTCGAAGGGGCGGGCCACCGCGCTGAAGGTCCGCGTGATGCACGTGTCGGTGCGCTCCCGTGTCGCGAAGCACCCCGAATGGGACATCGCCAAGTGGGGACTGCCGATCAGCCAGACCTACATGCTGCTCACCCTCATCGCGGGCAGCCTCACCCCGGGCCTGGCCCTGTGGACCCTCGGCTACCACACCACCCCACGAGAGATCCGCGCGCTCATCCACTTCCAGAAGTACATGGGCTACCTGCTCGGGGTGCGCATGCAGTGGTACCCCGAGACCATCGCCGACAGCATCCGCGCGCTCATGACCACCGTGATCTCCCGTTCGTACGACTCGGGTGAGCACGGCAAGGAACTCATCGAGTCCTACCCGCAGGCGTTCGCGCCCCGCGACGGGCACCGCGGTCTGAAGAGACTGCGGGAGCACTACAACTTCCGCATCAACTCGGTGTACTCGGCGATGTTCATGGGACCGGGCACGCGACGCAAGTACTCGATGCCGAAAGTGCTTCCGTGGATGATCATCCCGATCGTCCGCTTCCCGCTCATCACCGCGATGGAACTGGCCCGGCGGTTCGTCCCCGGCGCGGCCGGCGTGCACGAGAAGATCATGTGCGCCCACCGCGAGAACTGGTACCGCGCCCAGATGGAAGGCCGCGAAGCGCAATTCGACGCCAGCGGAGCGCTCCGGAGATAA
- a CDS encoding lipocalin-like domain-containing protein produces MTLQIIEAWNGPGRRDGEITAVEAADNGAHPSTDKHAFEHWYFDAHLDDGRIVVAMIQTRELVHRKPGVEIHVYSADGKRREASRSYTDADLSVSTERCDVRVGQSFAKLVGEEDGLPVYHVSVSEGDLAFDLTFTAEVPPWMPGRGQTSYNEREFFAWVVGAPRARVAGTVTVDGKTTEVTGRGYHDHNWGVGDMKRLIDKWYWGRLYTEDFTLVYAMVHTQKKYGSHWSQPVMVAQGRDVILSNGEVELTEGPIVHNAVADRTYPAWIRLRIPGSLDVKLTVREIVHAHNLLEDVPLASSRLLKPLVNRLVGHPGYFRFRSDFTMTVTVDGTDYERSGSTLHEMVALT; encoded by the coding sequence ATGACCCTGCAGATCATCGAAGCCTGGAACGGCCCCGGACGACGCGACGGCGAGATCACCGCCGTGGAGGCCGCCGACAACGGCGCCCACCCGTCCACCGACAAGCACGCCTTCGAACACTGGTACTTCGACGCCCATCTCGACGACGGACGGATCGTCGTGGCGATGATCCAGACCCGGGAGCTGGTGCACCGCAAGCCCGGTGTGGAGATCCACGTCTACAGCGCGGACGGCAAGCGACGCGAGGCGAGCCGGTCGTACACCGACGCCGACCTCTCGGTGTCCACCGAACGGTGTGACGTGCGTGTCGGTCAGAGCTTCGCGAAGCTCGTCGGCGAGGAGGACGGGCTGCCCGTCTACCATGTGTCGGTGTCCGAAGGAGATCTCGCCTTCGACCTGACCTTCACCGCCGAGGTCCCGCCGTGGATGCCCGGTCGTGGCCAGACCAGTTACAACGAACGCGAATTCTTCGCGTGGGTCGTCGGCGCACCCCGAGCGCGGGTCGCAGGGACGGTGACGGTGGACGGGAAGACCACCGAGGTCACCGGTCGTGGCTACCACGACCACAACTGGGGCGTCGGCGACATGAAGCGCCTCATCGACAAGTGGTACTGGGGCCGGCTGTACACCGAGGACTTCACCCTCGTCTACGCCATGGTGCACACCCAGAAGAAGTACGGCTCGCACTGGTCGCAGCCGGTGATGGTCGCGCAGGGACGCGACGTGATCCTCAGTAACGGCGAGGTGGAACTGACGGAAGGACCGATCGTGCACAATGCGGTCGCCGACCGCACCTACCCGGCGTGGATCCGTCTCCGCATCCCGGGTTCGCTGGACGTCAAGCTCACCGTCCGCGAGATCGTGCACGCCCACAACCTGCTCGAGGACGTTCCGCTCGCGTCGAGCAGGCTGCTCAAGCCGCTCGTCAACCGGCTCGTCGGTCATCCCGGCTACTTCCGATTCCGGTCGGACTTCACGATGACGGTGACCGTCGACGGAACCGATTACGAGCGTTCGGGTTCGACGCTGCACGAGATGGTCGCGTTGACATGA